TGAAAGTTTATCATCCAGGCGAAGGGCTCTGAGATTCTTCAGCATCGTTATGAAATCAGCCCCAAGCCCATATTTGAAACTCATCCGCTTTGCGACATCGCCCATGAAACGCGGAAGCATTACCATTTCTTCGTGCTCTACATTCACCAGCTCCTGCTCACCAATTCCATCAGGGAATGTAAATTTCTCAGGTTCTGAAAAAGGCTCCACAGTATAGATCCCCTTGTCCTTTTCCCACTTAAATGGAGGATTGAGGCATTCGTCGATGGTTGTCCAGATGGAAAAGCCGAAGGTGATATCATACCCCTCTGCGCTTAAGTTCCCGCCATCCTTAATACTGATCTCATCAATTTCATCAAAATAATGCTTCTGGGCAAATCTTGCAAATACATTCACCGCTCCCGGATCCATCCCAATGCCTACAAGAGCGAGCAAACCGCGCTTTTCCCAGTCTTCATGCTTCGCAAACTGGTAGTCTCCCATCATTACGTTCGTCTTATGATAGGGGTCCGTCGGATGAGGAACCGAAAGGGACAGTGCCATGTCCGTATAATGGACACCGCACTCAAAGGCCACATCAAACAGGTTTTCATTGAAGCTTGGGTCACAGGCGTTAAACAAAAGGTCTACCTGATACTTCTGAACTAAGGCCTTGACCTCGTCCTTATTTCTCGCATTCACCTTTTCCGCCGGGAATCTGGCATCAGCAATTCTCTCTGAGACTGACTGTGCCCGTTCCAAACTGTAATCGGATAGAACCATCAGTTCCAGCCAATCCCCCTTGGGATCTCTCTTGCTTGCAATCACTGCAGCCGCTTCTCCGACTCCGCCTGTTCCCACCATTAAAATTTTCAAAATTTCGCCTCCAAACGATTTTAGAATAATCTAGTATAAGCCACATTAAATACCTTAATGATTGGCGCAGAATATTTTTCCGAGAGTGCTGTTTCACAAACGCAGGCATAGCAGTGGCTACGCCGAGGCTTGGGGAATAGTGCTATCGGGAAAAGAGGCAAGCAAAGCGTAAGGTTATTTGGTGTGGATTATACTAGGTCTACTGTATCCTATGAGTCCGCCTTTTTCAATCCTTATATACTTTTCACATCAAAGCCAGGGATATTTGTAAATACGCAATTCCCTTAGTGTAAAATTAGGACGGGAAAAATAAAGGAAATAAAAAAATAAGAGTGACCTCATATGTTATGATGTTAATAACCACAAAAACAAATAACGGAGGCACTCTTATGAACAATAGTATAACTGAAATTGCAGAATTAATCATCAGGAGTTTTGAGGAAAACTTCGAAAAGATGTTGATGGAAAAGAAGGATATCTCCGAATTTGTAATTGAGACTAAGAAAATACTGGACCAAGTAGGAACGATTCTAGCGAAGGAAGCGCTGGAAATGATGGATTCTCTTGTGAAAGGAGATTCTCGTCGAAAGAAGAACTGGTATGTTCATGAGAAGGCTGCACCCAACACCCTTGCGACCATATTTGGTGAGGTTCATTATCATAGAACGTACTACAAGCATAAAACCGAAACGGAATATCGATATTTATCGGATGAACTGATGGGAATCGACTCCTACGACAAAATGGATGTTGCCTTGAAATCCAGACTGATTGAAGAAGCGATTGATACCCCGTACGCAAGAAGTGGCAGGAAAGCTGCCGAGACACTACAGATTTCAAGCCAGAGTGTTATGAACGCCATAAGGGAACTAGGCCCGGTCAGGAATAACGAAGTGAAAATTTCAAGATCAAAAGAAACGCCTACAATCCTCTACATTGAAGCTGACGAAGATCATGTTGCGCTTCAGGCTGGCGGCTGTTCAGAGCCAAAGCTTGTGTATGTGCATGAAGGCAGGACACAGGTCGGAAAAGAAAGGTGGAAACTGCAGAACCCGAGATATTTCGGTGGAATGTACAGGGAATCAGAAGAACTCTGGAACGAAGTAGCAGACTACATTGATACCGCCTATGACTATGATAAGATTGAAAAAATATATTTGTCCGGGGATGGAGCAAGCTGGATAAAGTCAGGAGCAACCATAATCAACAAAAGTATTTTCGTACTTGACCGATACCACCTGAACAAGGCGGTAAAAACAGCAGGAGCGCATATTGAAAACGCTGAGAGGGAAATATGGAGAGCCCTTAAAAGAGAAGACAAAGAATACCTAAAGGTCGTATTTGAAACCATCCTGGATGCAGCAGAAACAGAGACAAAGGCACAATCGGTGAAAGAAGCAAAGACCTATATCATGAATCATTGGGAAAACATTAAGTATCACTATTCCAAGGATTATTCGGGCTGCAGTGCCGAAGGGCACATTAGCCATATCTATTCAGATCGGCTCAGTTCCAGGCCGCTGGGATGGAGCCGTGAGGGAGTCGATCAGATGGCAAGACTCCGAGTCTTTGCTGAAAACGGAGGTAATCTATTCGATCTGGCGCTAAGAAAGAAACAAGAACGAATCAGAGAGACAAGAGCCATTGAACTGGACTTAAAAGTATGCAGAAAAAAGATACGAAAAGTCAGTGGAGAGACAATCGATAACCTGCCTGCTCTAAATTCAGGAAAACGCACTCAACTGGCATTAGCATTACGAGGACTCAGGGGAGTTTAATACAAGGTTTTAACAATGGGGAAACTCCAGCTTTATTTTTCCCGTCCTAACTTGACGCGATCCGCAATTCCTGCGCAGCTTTTCTTTTGTACGAAACTATGTTACCATAGGAAACGGAGGAAGAATATGAGACAAGAAAAAG
This genomic window from Clostridiales bacterium contains:
- a CDS encoding ATP-binding protein, giving the protein MKILMVGTGGVGEAAAVIASKRDPKGDWLELMVLSDYSLERAQSVSERIADARFPAEKVNARNKDEVKALVQKYQVDLLFNACDPSFNENLFDVAFECGVHYTDMALSLSVPHPTDPYHKTNVMMGDYQFAKHEDWEKRGLLALVGIGMDPGAVNVFARFAQKHYFDEIDEISIKDGGNLSAEGYDITFGFSIWTTIDECLNPPFKWEKDKGIYTVEPFSEPEKFTFPDGIGEQELVNVEHEEMVMLPRFMGDVAKRMSFKYGLGADFITMLKNLRALRLDDKLSKVRGTEFSPRDVVGMVAPSPVEVADKLKGKCCVGTLVTGLKDGKERKVFLYQTSDNEELMERIGCGCVVGQTAYNPVMAFELLAKGIWQGKGVLGPECFDPDPYIELADEYDFYMGMMEMESEYKKLMDKQALLSTVKILSK
- a CDS encoding ISLre2 family transposase, producing MMLITTKTNNGGTLMNNSITEIAELIIRSFEENFEKMLMEKKDISEFVIETKKILDQVGTILAKEALEMMDSLVKGDSRRKKNWYVHEKAAPNTLATIFGEVHYHRTYYKHKTETEYRYLSDELMGIDSYDKMDVALKSRLIEEAIDTPYARSGRKAAETLQISSQSVMNAIRELGPVRNNEVKISRSKETPTILYIEADEDHVALQAGGCSEPKLVYVHEGRTQVGKERWKLQNPRYFGGMYRESEELWNEVADYIDTAYDYDKIEKIYLSGDGASWIKSGATIINKSIFVLDRYHLNKAVKTAGAHIENAEREIWRALKREDKEYLKVVFETILDAAETETKAQSVKEAKTYIMNHWENIKYHYSKDYSGCSAEGHISHIYSDRLSSRPLGWSREGVDQMARLRVFAENGGNLFDLALRKKQERIRETRAIELDLKVCRKKIRKVSGETIDNLPALNSGKRTQLALALRGLRGV